ATTGCGAATTGCGAATTGCGAATTGCGAATTGCGAATTGCGAATTGCGAATTGCGAATTGCGGCTTCTCTCTCTGTGTGGCGGGTCGCTGGTAGCTGGTAGCTGGCGGCTCGATCAGCCGCCGGGCGGCTGATCGAAGAACCCATCATCCAAGTCCCTGAACATCTCCTCGGAGCGGGTCTCGTCGAGGACCACGACCGAGGCGCCTCCCCGGGTGGTGACCGTTCCGAGCAGGACCTTGTTCTCGACCGTGGCCGGATCCACGACGAATCCGGCGGCGCCGAGGGTGAGCAGGTTGCCGGGGCTCAGGTTGGTCCAGGTGTGACGGGTGAGGATCGACAACAGCTCGGGGAGTCGGGTGATGTCCCCACCGGCGATCTCGCCGAGAGCGGCGAGCATCACCACACCCTGATGGCCGGATCGGGTGAAGTCGCCGCCGGGAATGCTGCGGATTCGGCTGAAGGCCAGCGCCGCCTCCCCCCACAGCCGCTGGGTGCCGGAGAACAGGTTGGCTTCGGCTCGCCAGTCGTTCATCCGGTAGGGCACGTCCACCACGACGCCACCGAAGTCGTTTACAAGCCGGATGAACCCGAGGAACCCGGTCAGCAGGTAGCCGTCGATGGGGAGACCACTCAGTTCGGCGGCGATGTCCACCATCTCCTCGGTGTGGCGGTCGGAGAGGGCGTTGACGTGGGTGAACTTGTCCGTGCCGTACGACGCCTGCACATAGGCATCGCGGGGAAAGCCGAGGACCGCCCCGCGTGCCTCGGAGAGATTCGCGGAGAGGATGTGGATGCTGTCGGCTCGGAACAGCTCCTGGGACTGGCCGGGCCGGGCGTCGGTACCGACGACCAGTAGATGGCGCACCGGCTCTCCGTACCAGGCGTCCATGTCGAACCGGGGCAGGTGTGCCCCGACCACCTTCCATCCGCTCCCATCGTCGGCGAGCAGGACGATGTCGTCGTCGGCCGTGGCGACCCCGACCCGGCCCAGCTCTTTCTCGAGCTCGGCCGTCACGAGGGTGGCCTCGACGGCGAGGTGTCGGTCGGGTTCCAGGGCACCGACCGCCTCCAGCAGGCCACTCGGGATGTCGGGCTCGGCGAGGGTCCGATCGCCGAGCCAGCCGTAGAAGGCGGCCAGGGCCGGGCGGGCGTTCGGATCTCCGTCGAGGGCGACGTCGATGATGTACGCCTCTCGCTGCGGCGGCAGCGACGTCGTCGTGGACGACGCCGCGGTCGCGGTGGTGGTTGTCACCGGGTCCTCGGCGGCCGGGCTGTTGCACGCGGCGACCACGGCGAGAGCGAGGACGGCAGTCAGGGCGCGGCGAAAGGTGCTCATGAGCGGACGGAACCCTACCGGCCCGGAACCGCTACGAGCCACAGGGCGTCGGCGGGGCAGGGCTAGGCTCGGTCGGTCAGCGCCCGCTGCGTGAGGTCATATGAGGATCGTCATCGTCGGGGCCGGAGCCGTCGGCTCGTATCTCGCCGAACGCCTTGCCACCGAAGGCCAGGACGTGGTCGTCGTCGAGTCGAATCCCGCTCGGGCGGAGGAACTCCAGGCGTCGGTCGACTGCATGGTGGTCACCGCCAACGGTGCCAGCTCGCAGGCGCTCGAGGATGCCGGCTTGTCGGGCGCCGACCTGCTGATCGCGGTCACCTCGTCGGATGCGGTCAACATCCTCGCCTGCCAGGCAGCGGCGCGGATCGGCGTCCGCACGAGGGTTGCTCGGGTCGAGGATCCCACCCTGCGTGAGGACCTGGAATTGCACGGCGTCAGCGTGGTCATCGACCCGGTCGAGGCCCTCACCCGCGAGCTGCTGCTGCTCGCCCGGCGCGGTGGGGTCTCCGAGGTGGTCGAGTTCGCCGACGGGCAGATCGGCCTGTACGGCGGGTACGTCCAGCC
Above is a window of Acidimicrobiia bacterium DNA encoding:
- a CDS encoding LCP family protein; translation: MSTFRRALTAVLALAVVAACNSPAAEDPVTTTTATAASSTTTSLPPQREAYIIDVALDGDPNARPALAAFYGWLGDRTLAEPDIPSGLLEAVGALEPDRHLAVEATLVTAELEKELGRVGVATADDDIVLLADDGSGWKVVGAHLPRFDMDAWYGEPVRHLLVVGTDARPGQSQELFRADSIHILSANLSEARGAVLGFPRDAYVQASYGTDKFTHVNALSDRHTEEMVDIAAELSGLPIDGYLLTGFLGFIRLVNDFGGVVVDVPYRMNDWRAEANLFSGTQRLWGEAALAFSRIRSIPGGDFTRSGHQGVVMLAALGEIAGGDITRLPELLSILTRHTWTNLSPGNLLTLGAAGFVVDPATVENKVLLGTVTTRGGASVVVLDETRSEEMFRDLDDGFFDQPPGG